Proteins from a genomic interval of Callospermophilus lateralis isolate mCalLat2 chromosome 1, mCalLat2.hap1, whole genome shotgun sequence:
- the Adamts10 gene encoding A disintegrin and metalloproteinase with thrombospondin motifs 10 isoform X5 — protein MGESWGRGPEPRACADQDSALSISPQNHHQKIPPSGATSGCVSPSGRGRRAWTGPGARGPRGATAAERAAAVCLLPAATATAPGQPSGASTVWANGGGTARATRRTVPLAPRTSGKCSALNLTVSPSVENSTHGRRTEEACSLTCLAEGFNFYTERAAAVVDGTPCRPDTVDICVSGECKHVGCDRVLGSDLREDKCRVCGGDGSACETIEGVFSPASPGAGYEDVVWIPKGSVHIFIQDLNLSLSHLALKGDQESLLLEGLPGIPQPHRLPLAGTTFHLRQGPDQAQSLEALGPINASLIVMVLARTELPALRYRFNAPITRDALPPYSWHYTPWTKCSAQCAGGSQVQVVECRNQLDSSAVAPHHCSAHSKLPKRQRACNTEPCPPDWVVGNWSRCSRSCDAGVRSRSVVCQRRMSAAEEKALDDSACPQPRPPVLEACHGPACPPEWAALDWSECTPSCGPGLRHRVVLCKSADQRATLPPTHCPPAAKPPATMRCNLRRCPPARWVASEWSECSAQCGLGQQQRAVHCTSHTGQPSRECTEALRPPTTQQCETKCDSTPPGDGPEECKDVNKVAYCPLVLKFQFCSRAYFRQMCCKTCQGR, from the exons ATGGGGGAGTCGTGGGGACGGGGCCCTGAGCCCAGAGCCTGTGCAGACCAGGACTCTGCCCTCTCCATCTCCCCCCAAAACCACCACCAAAAAATCCCGCCCAGTGGTGCTACAAGCGGGTGTGTGTCCCCTTCGGGTCGCGGCCGGAGGGCGTGGACGGGGCCTGGGGCCCGTGGACCCCGTGGGGCGACTGCAGCAGAACGTGCGGCGGCGGTGTGTCTTCTTCCAGCCGCCACTGCGACAGCCCCAG GCCAACCATCGGGGGCAAGTACTGTCTGGGCGAACGGAGGCGGCACCGCTCGTGCAACACGGAG gactgtccCCCTGGCTCCCAGGACTTCAGGGAAATGCAGTGCTCTGAATTTGACAGTGTCCCCTTCCGTGGAAAATTCTACACATGGAAGACGTACCGAGGAG GCCTGCTCTCTCACATGCCTAGCCGAAGGCTTCAACTTCTACACCGAGAGGGCAGCCGCTGTGGTGGACGGGACGCCCTGCCGCCCAGACACAGTGGACATTTGTGTCAGCGGCGAGTGCAAG CATGTGGGCTGTGACCGCGTCCTGGGCTCCGACCTACGGGAGGACAAGTGTCGCGTGTGTGGGGGTGACGGCAGTGCCTGCGAGACCATCGAGGGGGTCTTCAGCCCAGCCTCGCCTGGGGCAG GGTACGAGGATGTCGTCTGGATCCCCAAAGGCTCTGTCCACATTTTCATCCAGGACCTGAACCTGTCCCTCAGTCATCTGG CCCTGAAGGGGGACCAGGAGTCCCTGCTGCTGGAGGGGCTGCCCGGAATCCCCCAGCCTCACCGCCTGCCCCTGGCTGGGACCACCTTTCACCTGCGACAGGGGCCAGACCAGGCCCAGAGCCTAGAAGCCCTGGGACCCATTAATGCCTCTCTCATCGTCATG GTGCTGGCCCGAACAGAGCTGCCTGCCCTCCGCTACCGCTTCAATGCACCCATCACCCGGGACGCCCTGCCCCCCTACTCCTGGCACTACACaccctggaccaaatgctcagCCCAGTGTGCAGGCG GCAGCCAGGTGCAGGTGGTGGAGTGTCGCAACCAGCTGGACAGCTCGGCCGTAGCCCCTCACCACTGCAGTGCCCACAGCAAACTGCCCAAGAGGCAGCGTGCCTGCAACACAGAGCCGTGCCCACCAGA TTGGGTGGTGGGAAACTGGTCGCGCTGCAGCCGCAGCTGTGACGCGGGAGTGCGCAGCCGCTCCGTCGTGTGCCAGCGCCGCATGTCGGCCGCCGAAGAGAAGGCGCTGGACGACAGCGCGTGCCCGCAGCCCCGGCCACCGGTGCTGGAAGCCTGCCATGGCCCCGCCTGCCCTCCCGAGTGGGCCGCCCTGGACTGGTCTGAG TGCACCCCGAGCTGCGGGCCCGGACTTCGTCACCGCGTGGTCCTTTGCAAGAGCGCTGACCAGCGGGCCACGCTGCCCCCCACACACTGCCCGCCCGCAGCTAAGCCGCCGGCCACCATGCGCTGCAACCTGCGCCGCTGTCCCCCAGCCCGCTGGGTAGCGAGTGAGTGGAGCGAG TGCTCCGCGCAGTGTGGCCTCGGCCAGCAGCAGCGCGCCGTGCACTGCACCAGCCACACCGGCCAGCCGTCCCGCGAGTGCACCGAGGCCCTGCGGCCCCCCACCACACAGCAGTGTGAGACTAAGTGCGACAGTACGCCACCTGGGGACGGCCCGGAAG agtgcaaggatgTGAACAAAGTCGCCTACTGCCCCCTGGTGCTCAAATTTCAGTTCTGCAGCCGAGCCTACTTCCGCCAGATGTGCTGCAAAACCTGCCAGGGCCGCTAG